The Euleptes europaea isolate rEulEur1 chromosome 2, rEulEur1.hap1, whole genome shotgun sequence genome has a segment encoding these proteins:
- the BSG gene encoding basigin, whose amino-acid sequence MAARGAVMALAALLCAARGASGAAGFIKSPLSQKKLTEDSVELHCEAVGNPIPEIQWWFEGAEPNETATQLWDGAWQDRVTINATYKQHSTSTISVANLTLNDSGTYECRASNDPDRNHLSKSPKVKWIRSQANVIVLERPTISVSQEVTDGLNVVISCNISGAPTAIKGHYWMKGDSKIQSDDTSENSTSYMIEKVDHDSSGEYYCFFETSPLAKGIVFVKVEPHVVPYKKSEHGNEGDTGVLTCKSASYPPVTHWSWFKVVDGLQPIVNGSEERFFIKSEGNKTELRILRMDMEKDPGKYMCNATNEVGYGSAVMELRVRSRLAALWPFLGIVAEVLVLVTIIFIYEKRRKPDEIPEDDDGGSAPLKSNATNHKDKNVRQRNAN is encoded by the exons CCGGCTTTATAAAGTCGCCCCTGTCTCAAAAGAAGCTGACCGAGGACAGCGTGGAGTTGCACTGCGAGGCCGTTGGAAACCCCATCCCGGAGATCCAGTGGTGGTTCGAGGGGGCGGAGCCCAACGAGACCGCCACCCAGCTGTGGGACGGTGCCTGGCAGGACCGGGTCACCATCAACGCCACCTACAAGCAGCACTCCACCAGCACCATCTCCGTCGCCAACCTAACACTGAACGACTCTGGCACGTATGAGTGCCGGGCCAGCAACGACCCCGACCGCAACCACTTGTCGAAGAGCCCCAAAGTCAAGTGGATCCGTTCCCAGGCGAACGTGATCGTCCTCGAGC GCCCAACAATCTCAGTCTCGCAAGAGGTAACTGATGGCTTGAACGTGGTCATTTCTTGTAACATAAGTGGAGCCCCGACAGCAATCAAAGGCCATTACTGGATGAAGGGGGACAGCAAGATTCAGTCGGATGACACTTCTGAGAATTCCACTTCCTACAT GATCGAGAAAGTGGACCATGACTCTTCAGGAGAGTACTACTGCTTCTTTGAGACCAGCCCTCTCGCGAAAGGGATAGTGTTTGTGAAAG TTGAGCCTCATGTGGTTCCCTACAAGAAGTCAGAGCACGGGAACGAGGGGGACACCGGGGTGCTGACCTGCAAGTCAGCATCGTACCCCCCCGTCACCCACTGGTCCTGGTTCAAGGTGGTGGACGGGCTCCAG cccatTGTGAACGGATCCGAAGAACGATTCTTCATCAAATCCGAGGGTAACAAGACGGAGCTCCGGATCCTGCGCATGGACATGGAGAAGGACCCCGGCAAGTACATGTGCAACGCCACCAACGAGGTGGGCTACGGGAGCGCCGTCATGGAGTTGCGCGTGCGCAGCCGCTTGGCAGCTCTGTGGCCGTTCCTGGGGATCGTTGCCGAAGTGCTAGTTCTCGTGACAATTATCTTCATCTACGAGAAGAGGAGAAAGCCCGATGAGATCCCCGAAG ATGACGATGGAGGCTCAGCGCCACT GAAAAGCAATGCTACAAATCATAAGGATAAGAATGTGCGCCAGAGGAATGCCAATTAA